One genomic segment of Ignavibacteriales bacterium includes these proteins:
- a CDS encoding aldo/keto reductase has product MNRRKLGKNGPELTEIGFGAWAIGGPWQFGWGKIDDNESINAIHRAIDLGINWIDTAAIYGLGHSEEVVGKALQDKRQNVFLATKCGMVWDDQRNVKIHASSKSIISEIEKSLNRLNVDYVDLYQIHWPDPKTEVEESWETLVKLKEEGKTRFIGVCNYDLQLLQRCNKISQVQSLQPPYSLLRRQIEKEILPYCLRENIGVIAYSPMQAGILSGKFDITKLADDDWRRSNKFYLEPNLSRALEFVEKIKPIASKYNKTVGQLAIAWVLKHTAVTSAIVGARTATQVVENVEAAGFTISSDDIVTVEDALNTKNDKD; this is encoded by the coding sequence ATGAATAGAAGAAAACTAGGTAAAAATGGTCCGGAACTAACAGAAATCGGTTTTGGCGCATGGGCAATTGGCGGTCCTTGGCAATTCGGTTGGGGCAAGATCGACGATAATGAGTCTATCAATGCGATTCATCGTGCAATCGATTTGGGAATTAATTGGATCGATACGGCGGCAATTTATGGTTTAGGCCACTCTGAAGAAGTTGTAGGAAAAGCTCTTCAGGATAAAAGACAAAATGTTTTTCTTGCGACAAAATGCGGAATGGTTTGGGACGATCAACGGAATGTTAAGATACATGCATCTTCAAAAAGTATAATAAGTGAAATTGAAAAAAGTTTGAATCGATTAAATGTTGATTATGTTGATCTTTATCAGATACACTGGCCCGATCCGAAAACAGAAGTCGAAGAATCGTGGGAAACTCTTGTTAAACTCAAAGAAGAAGGTAAGACACGCTTTATTGGCGTATGCAATTATGATCTTCAATTATTACAACGTTGCAATAAGATTTCTCAGGTACAATCGTTACAACCACCTTACAGTTTGCTGAGACGGCAGATAGAAAAAGAAATTTTGCCTTACTGTTTACGGGAAAATATTGGTGTGATTGCATACAGCCCAATGCAGGCAGGAATTTTAAGCGGAAAGTTCGATATTACCAAATTAGCAGATGATGACTGGCGTCGTTCAAATAAATTTTATCTGGAGCCAAATCTTTCTAGGGCACTTGAATTTGTGGAAAAAATCAAACCCATAGCTTCAAAATACAATAAAACTGTCGGGCAACTCGCAATTGCTTGGGTGCTCAAACATACCGCAGTTACCTCTGCCATTGTAGGGGCACGTACAGCGACACAAGTCGTTGAAAATGTTGAGGCAGCGGGTTTTACGATTTCTTCAGACGATATCGTTACCGTCGAAGATGCTCTGAACACGAAGAACGACAAAGATTGA
- the hypE gene encoding hydrogenase expression/formation protein HypE, whose protein sequence is MTTNNQNSDPQFSCPLPIARYKNITLAHGGGGKLMQQLIQEMFASQFQSSQLEHLHDGAVLSLPSGKLAFSTDSYVVNPIFFPGGSIGELAVNGTVNDLAMCGAKPLYMSVGFIIEEGLSMDELWRIVQLMKRAADNAKIKIVTGDTKVVDRGKGDKVFINTSGIGVVPDGVNIDPRRAKPGDDIILSGYIADHGIAIMSVREGLKFDSPVESDCAALNNLVEIILEIDRDIHVLRDPTRGGVATVLNEIAQSAEVGILINEKLIPVREEVKGACELLGLDPLYVANEGKLIAFVDGKQSGKVVEAMKKHPFGKDACIIGKVVDDHRGVVVLESTIRGKRIVDMISGEQLPRIC, encoded by the coding sequence ATGACTACAAACAATCAAAATTCCGATCCGCAATTTTCATGTCCACTACCCATCGCAAGGTACAAAAATATCACTCTTGCGCACGGCGGTGGCGGAAAATTAATGCAGCAATTGATTCAGGAAATGTTTGCGTCTCAATTTCAATCAAGTCAATTAGAACATCTTCACGACGGAGCTGTGCTTTCGCTTCCAAGCGGCAAACTTGCTTTCTCAACAGATTCTTATGTCGTCAATCCGATATTCTTTCCGGGAGGATCAATCGGTGAACTTGCCGTTAACGGCACGGTAAACGATCTGGCGATGTGCGGTGCTAAGCCGCTTTATATGTCGGTGGGATTTATCATCGAAGAAGGGTTATCGATGGATGAATTGTGGCGCATAGTTCAGTTAATGAAAAGGGCTGCCGATAATGCGAAGATTAAAATTGTTACGGGAGATACGAAAGTTGTTGACAGGGGAAAGGGAGATAAAGTTTTTATTAATACATCGGGCATAGGAGTTGTTCCCGACGGTGTGAATATTGATCCGCGAAGGGCGAAACCAGGAGACGATATCATTCTAAGCGGTTATATCGCGGATCATGGAATTGCTATCATGTCGGTCCGTGAAGGACTGAAATTCGATTCACCTGTAGAAAGCGACTGTGCCGCGTTGAATAATTTGGTCGAAATTATACTCGAAATTGATCGGGATATACATGTACTGCGTGATCCGACCCGCGGTGGTGTTGCAACTGTTTTAAACGAAATTGCCCAAAGTGCAGAAGTGGGAATTTTAATAAATGAAAAATTAATTCCTGTGCGCGAAGAAGTAAAAGGCGCATGTGAACTCCTGGGATTAGATCCACTCTACGTTGCGAACGAAGGAAAACTAATTGCTTTTGTAGATGGTAAACAAAGCGGAAAAGTTGTTGAGGCGATGAAAAAACATCCGTTCGGAAAAGATGCCTGCATCATCGGAAAAGTAGTTGACGATCATAGAGGTGTTGTAGTTTTAGAAAGCACCATACGGGGGAAGCGGATCGTCGATATGATATCGGGCGAGCAGCTTCCCCGTATATGTTAA